From the Rhizobium sp. ARZ01 genome, the window CCACCCGCGAGGCCGAGCAGGGCATCAACGGCTCGCTGCGCGCCCGCGTCGGCGTCGATCTGAACCCGGTCCTGCTGTACGGCACGGGCGGTGTTGCCGTCGCACGTTCGAAGATGGAAGACGACACCTCGTCCGACAAGCGCACCATGTACGGCTGGACCGCCGGCGTCGGCGCCGAAGGCTTCGTCACCGACAACGTTACGGCTCGCGTCGAATACCGCTACACCGACTACGCCGACAAGAAGTTCAATCTCGATTCGGGCAGCGTCCGCGCTGGCCAGGACGAGCAGAGCGTCCGCGTCGGCATGGGCTACAAGTTCTGATCCTGCCGATCAGGCAGATATTGAAAGGCCGGGCGCGCAATCGCCCGGCCTTTTTTTCAGGAGGGCACCACTCCACCTCCGTCATGCCGGACTTGATCCGGCATCCAGCCACCGCGCGTCTGTGCGGTGAATAGCTTGGGAACAACTTCGTATCTAAGAGGATTCTCATGCGCGATGGACATCGCGCGCTGGATGCCGGGTCAAGCCCGGCATGACGGGTAGGGGATGCTGCTGCCTCAGTCCTTGAACTTCACGTAGTCCGGAAACACCGCCTCGAACTTAGTCAAATAGCGCTTCAGCTTCGGGCGGCCCTTCTGCCATTGTCCGGCAAAGCGCAGTTCGATGTAGTGCAGCATGGCGGCGAGGGCGAAATGGCCGCCATGTGGTTTCTTGCCGAGCCGCGGCATGCTCTTTTCAAGATGATCGAGTCCGCGCTCCACCTTCGACCACTGGCGGTCGATCCAGGGCTGGTGGAGCTTGTCTTCCGGGCGCATCCGTCGTTCGTAGACGATTGCAAGAAGACAGTCGCAAATGCCGTCCGCGGTCGCTTCAAGCACTTCGGCCTCCGTCCGCTTGGTGCTGGCGCGGGGATAGAGCTTGCGGCCGGTCTCCCGGTCGATGAACTGCATGATGACCCGGCTGTCGAAAATGGCCTGGCCGCTGTCGGTGACGAGCGTGGGGATCTTGCCGAGCGGATTGGCGGCGATCAGGTCGGCCGGATCGGCAGTGGTGTCGGCCACAAGGTGCTCGGCATCCAGCCCGCTGTAGTGGGCAGCCATGCGCACCTTGGTGGAATAGGGCGAGGCCGAGGAATAGTAGATCTTCAAGGGTATTCTCCTGGTTGGATGGCCGACTGGAGTAATTCCAGCAAGAGTGGGTGGCGGCCTTGCGTCCGGGGATTGCATGAAAACAAGACGTTAGAGCATTTCCTCGATTCGGCTAAGCGCGCAATTGCGCTAGCGGACCGGTGGCTGGGTTATGGTTTTTGCCTTGCAGGCAGCCCGGTCGACCTCGGGGCAATCGCGAAAATCGAGCCCCGGCGTCAGGCAGATGCGTATCTCCTCGAGCCGGCCGCCGTCGCAGGTCACGGCGATGCCGCGTTCGGTCAGCCCCGGATTATCCTTGATCAGTGCCGATTCCACGTCCGCCGTATCCAGTCGTTTGCCGGATGCCTGTTCCAGGCTGTCGGGGATGGCGATCCGCGCGAAGGCCGCGCGGGTGACGGCCAGATAGTCGCGCTGGCTGAGCCCCGAACAACTGCCGTGCTTGCGCCATTGATGTCCGATCAGGCCCATGGACGGGATGATGTCCAGATATTGCTGGCCGAGCGCTGTCGGCACGCGGTCGGATTCGCGCGTGCGGCAAAATTCCGGGAAACCGCGCTCGAATTGCGGCCACAGGCCATGAACGATGAAACTGGCGTTCCGGCCGCTCCGGCACTGCTCGCTGCGGCCGGCCGCATCGTTGTCCATGCACCAGGTCGGCGACCAGGACAGCGACAGCACGTAAAAGTCAAAGCCGTGCCCTTGCGGCACGGTCGCAGCGGCTGGCGGTTTGGCATTGCCGGTTGTCTGTGCAGTTCGTTGTGTGGGCTGGGCTTTGCCTTGGTCGGATTGCGTTTGGTCTTCGCCGCAAGCGGCAAGCGTCAACGACAGGGCGGCGGCAAGCGGCACGGCAAGGCGGGCGGCGAGGCGCCGATCAGGGGTATCAGGATCGGGCACGGTTCAATAGGGGGTGCGAAGCGATGCGCAATCGTCGCCGTAGACATACCAGGGATCGAGGCCGGGAATGCAGAACTCGATACTGCGTCCCATCCCGGCAAAGCCCCACGGCCGCTCGATCAGGTAGAACAGCGGACGATGGCTGCCATCCGTAAGCGTCGCGTCGGCGACGCAATATTGGCGCTGCACTGACGAGATGTATCCGTTGAACGGTTCGAACTGGGTCAGTTGCGCCCGGCGGATCTCGTAGATCGACAGGTTCTGCCGGATGTAGTTCGCGGCCTTGTATTCGAAGCGGCGGGTAATGAAGCCGAGGACGCCCGGGTCCGCGCAAACGCTTGCCTGGGCTGGCGAGGCATAGGCCGGCCGGACCTCGGCATAGTTTCCGTAGTCGGCCGCTTTGGCCGGGGCGGCAAAAAGGCCGGCAGTGAAAAGGCATGCTGCCAGCGTAACGGCGCGTTTGACTGTCATGGTCCCCTCCGGCAGCGCACCGGTCCAATGAACGTTCCGGCACCGCGCTGAATTCCAGTGATGCCGCCCTCGGCGACACGCTCATCTGCCAAGAGATTGCGTCTCACACCCGCATGAGGTCAAGAGGCGAGTTGCTGCTCGCCCGCGATCCAGAAGCTGCGCGCCGAGGCAAAGCGGTCCTGTCGCAGCCTTTCTTTCAGGAACGGCAGAAGAAGTCCGAGCTCGTCCTTCAGCGTGAAGGGCGGGTTGACGACGATCAGGCCGGAACCTGTTAGGCCCGTCGTCTCGCGATCGCTTCTAACCGATAATTCGGCACAGAGCATTTTCGGAATGCCGAGATCCTTCAGCGCCTTATGGAATTCGGCGATCGGTGCGCCCTTTTTCAATGGATACCACAGGCAGTAGACGCCGCCCGGAAATTTCCGATACGCCCTGGCCAGTCCGTCCACCAGCCGCTCGTACTCACCTTCCTTCTCGAACGGCGGGTCGACCAGGATAATGCCGCGCTTTTCCTTCGGCGGCACATGCGCACCGAGCGAAAGCCAGCCGTCGAGGTGGGTGACACGGCTCTGGAAGTCGCCGTCGAACAATCGGTGCAGGGTTTCGTAGTCGTCCGGGTGCAGCTCCATCGCGGAAAGCCGGTCCTGCGAGCGGAAGAGCATGCGCGCCAGTTTGGGCGAGCCGGGATAGAGCCGCACGCCGCCATCGGGATTGAGCGCCTTCACGGCATCGAGATAGGGCGCAAGCAGGGGGACGATATCCGCC encodes:
- a CDS encoding outer membrane protein; translated protein: MRTLIITLMASAMSIAAFQAAHAADAVEEIPQAPAADFSEPVAGNWAGGYAGGTVTWQHGNFQKQSGNGANGFGGGVYGGYNMQSGQLVYGGEADVNYSGIDSKNATREAEQGINGSLRARVGVDLNPVLLYGTGGVAVARSKMEDDTSSDKRTMYGWTAGVGAEGFVTDNVTARVEYRYTDYADKKFNLDSGSVRAGQDEQSVRVGMGYKF
- a CDS encoding glutathione S-transferase; translated protein: MKIYYSSASPYSTKVRMAAHYSGLDAEHLVADTTADPADLIAANPLGKIPTLVTDSGQAIFDSRVIMQFIDRETGRKLYPRASTKRTEAEVLEATADGICDCLLAIVYERRMRPEDKLHQPWIDRQWSKVERGLDHLEKSMPRLGKKPHGGHFALAAMLHYIELRFAGQWQKGRPKLKRYLTKFEAVFPDYVKFKD
- a CDS encoding ribonuclease; its protein translation is MPLAAALSLTLAACGEDQTQSDQGKAQPTQRTAQTTGNAKPPAAATVPQGHGFDFYVLSLSWSPTWCMDNDAAGRSEQCRSGRNASFIVHGLWPQFERGFPEFCRTRESDRVPTALGQQYLDIIPSMGLIGHQWRKHGSCSGLSQRDYLAVTRAAFARIAIPDSLEQASGKRLDTADVESALIKDNPGLTERGIAVTCDGGRLEEIRICLTPGLDFRDCPEVDRAACKAKTITQPPVR
- a CDS encoding 23S rRNA (adenine(2030)-N(6))-methyltransferase RlmJ, whose product is MNYRHIYHAGNFADVLKHAVLARLVTYMQGKDKAFRVLDTHAGIGLYDLSSEEAQKTGEWHEGIGRLLGDDLPADIVPLLAPYLDAVKALNPDGGVRLYPGSPKLARMLFRSQDRLSAMELHPDDYETLHRLFDGDFQSRVTHLDGWLSLGAHVPPKEKRGIILVDPPFEKEGEYERLVDGLARAYRKFPGGVYCLWYPLKKGAPIAEFHKALKDLGIPKMLCAELSVRSDRETTGLTGSGLIVVNPPFTLKDELGLLLPFLKERLRQDRFASARSFWIAGEQQLAS